In a single window of the Bacillus clarus genome:
- a CDS encoding GRP family sugar transporter, with the protein MDILLALLPAIAWGNILLVSVKMGGGAYSQTVGMTIGALFFATIMYVFTQPALTMTVLIVGFISGLFWALGQVNQLKTVEKLGVSTTVTISTGMQLVATSIFGVIAFREWTTTTTIVLGTIAILLIVVGVVFTSLDDKENAQPPGQLKKGLLTLIVSTFGYLVYVIIIRWYNIDGWSAILPQAVGMFVGAVVLTSKHKPFNKYAIRNALSGLLWGTGNLFLLLSLPRVGVATSFPLSQTGIVISTFGAIVFLGEKKTKRQLIFIALGSVLIIGGAVLLGMTKA; encoded by the coding sequence ATGGACATTTTATTAGCGCTTCTTCCTGCAATCGCATGGGGAAACATCTTATTAGTAAGCGTAAAAATGGGCGGTGGTGCATATAGCCAAACGGTGGGTATGACAATCGGTGCTCTATTCTTCGCAACAATTATGTATGTATTTACTCAACCAGCTTTAACAATGACAGTCTTGATTGTTGGCTTTATTTCAGGTTTATTCTGGGCTTTAGGACAAGTAAACCAATTAAAAACAGTTGAAAAACTAGGCGTTTCAACTACTGTAACTATTTCCACTGGTATGCAACTTGTTGCAACTTCTATCTTTGGAGTTATCGCTTTTCGTGAGTGGACTACTACTACAACGATTGTTCTGGGAACGATTGCAATCCTGTTAATTGTAGTTGGTGTTGTATTCACTTCATTAGATGATAAAGAAAATGCACAGCCACCAGGACAATTGAAAAAAGGACTTCTTACTTTAATTGTTTCTACTTTCGGCTATCTTGTATATGTAATTATTATTCGTTGGTATAATATCGATGGTTGGTCTGCTATTTTACCACAGGCAGTTGGTATGTTTGTTGGGGCGGTTGTACTGACATCTAAACATAAACCCTTTAACAAATACGCAATTCGTAATGCTTTATCCGGTTTACTATGGGGAACAGGAAACTTATTCTTGCTTCTTTCATTACCGCGTGTCGGAGTAGCAACAAGCTTCCCATTATCTCAAACTGGAATCGTTATCTCAACATTTGGTGCGATTGTCTTCTTAGGTGAAAAGAAAACAAAACGTCAACTGATCTTTATTGCACTAGGTAGTGTTTTAATTATCGGCGGTGCTGTATTGCTTGGTATGACAAAAGCATAA
- a CDS encoding DUF3948 family protein, whose translation MNSITFNKSDFIGLASGAALLTAFIYALAQSLV comes from the coding sequence ATGAACAGTATTACCTTTAACAAATCAGACTTTATCGGACTTGCAAGTGGAGCAGCTCTTCTTACGGCTTTCATTTATGCACTTGCTCAAAGTCTCGTTTAA
- a CDS encoding LacI family DNA-binding transcriptional regulator has protein sequence MANIKDIAKMAGVSVTTVSRVLNDHPYVSEEKRKVVLEIVEKLNYSQNANAVHLSKGKTNIVGVILPYINHPCFDAMVGGMMEVALAHNYRVLLCQTNYNKKEEMKSLHMLKTKQLDGLIICSRANEWEIIEPYATYGSVIACEENDIESISSVYTDHFNAFQLGMNHLINKGYKKIGYCTGRKLGPSSKKRFDAYKQQLQLIDEEVIEDWIFTECFTLEDGVRVAYQLKEMENPPEALIVAGDEVAIGIMTEVKKLGIKVPEDLAIIGFDNQPISQVLQLTTIDQNLKGIGKTAFEMFYRQVSDESSKQEKVEIPYRLVERSTV, from the coding sequence ATGGCTAATATTAAAGATATTGCAAAGATGGCTGGGGTTTCAGTTACGACTGTTTCGAGGGTGTTAAATGATCATCCGTATGTAAGTGAAGAAAAAAGGAAAGTTGTTTTAGAAATAGTTGAGAAATTGAATTACTCACAAAATGCAAATGCTGTTCATTTATCAAAAGGGAAAACGAATATTGTTGGTGTAATTTTACCTTATATTAATCATCCGTGTTTTGATGCGATGGTGGGTGGAATGATGGAAGTCGCATTAGCTCACAATTATCGAGTACTTCTTTGTCAAACGAATTACAACAAAAAAGAAGAAATGAAAAGCTTACATATGTTGAAAACAAAACAATTGGATGGCCTTATTATTTGTTCTCGTGCTAATGAGTGGGAAATTATAGAGCCGTACGCTACATATGGCTCAGTTATCGCTTGTGAGGAAAATGATATTGAAAGTATATCAAGTGTATATACAGATCATTTTAATGCTTTTCAATTAGGGATGAATCATCTTATTAATAAAGGCTATAAAAAAATTGGATATTGTACGGGAAGAAAGTTAGGGCCGAGTAGTAAAAAGCGCTTTGATGCTTACAAACAACAATTGCAATTAATAGATGAAGAAGTGATTGAAGATTGGATTTTTACAGAATGTTTTACATTGGAAGATGGCGTGAGAGTCGCGTATCAACTAAAAGAGATGGAGAATCCTCCTGAAGCATTAATAGTAGCAGGAGATGAAGTTGCTATTGGGATTATGACAGAAGTTAAAAAATTAGGTATAAAAGTTCCTGAAGATTTAGCGATTATAGGTTTTGATAATCAGCCAATTTCACAAGTATTACAACTGACAACTATTGATCAAAATTTAAAGGGAATAGGTAAAACAGCTTTTGAAATGTTTTATAGACAAGTAAGTGATGAGAGTTCAAAACAAGAAAAGGTGGAAATTCCTTATAGGCTTGTGGAACGCTCTACGGTTTAA
- a CDS encoding PH domain-containing protein: MNELLLSMKKYVEHDEQILAFVIGVFEKDDFSLSYRHGIFAATTRRLLFYGEFPYYPVTFEEYSYLHIGDIDLRPHLVFTYNHETVTAKYIQKGNVGQFARTVRANMNN; this comes from the coding sequence ATGAATGAACTTTTATTAAGCATGAAAAAATACGTAGAGCATGACGAACAAATTTTAGCCTTTGTGATAGGGGTATTTGAGAAAGATGATTTTTCCTTATCTTATCGGCATGGAATCTTCGCTGCTACCACTAGGCGTCTCCTTTTTTATGGGGAATTCCCGTACTATCCTGTAACGTTTGAAGAGTATTCGTATTTGCATATAGGCGACATAGATTTACGTCCACATTTAGTCTTTACTTACAATCATGAAACGGTGACAGCTAAGTATATTCAGAAAGGTAATGTGGGACAATTTGCTCGAACAGTTAGAGCAAATATGAATAATTAA
- a CDS encoding YitT family protein — MVNQRMKEIALITIGSLLFAIGINYFAIPNRLSEGGIIGLTVVTYYLFDWSPGIVNFGLNAILLAIGYKFFDKKTMVYTILGIVETSLFLYVTEHIEYQVNSDTLLAALFAGVFVGIGLGCMFKAGGTSGGSAILAQLANQYLGWSVGKGVLIIDIVVIAGSVFIIGQEKAMYTLVAVFIGAKVIDFIVEGMDTKTAVTIISNQPDLIRETITKNMTRGVTVLEGRGGYTGKNKEVLYVVINKQELVKLKQVISRVDEDAFVVIHDVRDVLGGGFKAS; from the coding sequence ATGGTTAATCAACGTATGAAGGAAATCGCATTAATTACAATAGGTTCATTACTATTTGCAATTGGTATTAATTACTTCGCTATTCCAAACCGTTTATCAGAAGGTGGAATCATCGGTCTAACGGTTGTTACCTATTATTTATTTGATTGGTCACCAGGAATTGTGAATTTTGGTTTGAATGCAATTTTATTAGCTATTGGTTATAAATTTTTTGATAAGAAAACGATGGTTTATACAATTTTAGGGATTGTAGAAACATCTTTGTTTTTATATGTTACAGAACATATTGAGTATCAAGTGAACAGTGATACGCTATTAGCGGCTTTATTCGCTGGTGTATTTGTAGGTATCGGATTAGGTTGTATGTTCAAAGCTGGAGGTACATCAGGAGGATCAGCGATTTTAGCTCAACTAGCAAATCAATATTTAGGTTGGAGCGTTGGAAAAGGTGTACTTATTATTGATATCGTTGTAATCGCTGGTTCCGTATTTATAATAGGACAAGAAAAAGCGATGTATACGCTTGTTGCTGTATTTATCGGAGCGAAGGTAATTGATTTCATTGTAGAAGGAATGGACACGAAAACAGCTGTTACTATTATTTCGAACCAGCCGGATTTAATTCGTGAAACTATTACAAAGAACATGACACGCGGCGTTACTGTATTAGAAGGACGTGGCGGATATACTGGTAAGAATAAAGAAGTATTATATGTCGTTATTAATAAACAAGAGCTTGTGAAATTAAAGCAAGTTATTAGCCGGGTTGATGAAGATGCTTTCGTTGTCATTCACGATGTACGAGATGTACTTGGTGGCGGTTTTAAAGCAAGCTAA
- a CDS encoding LysR family transcriptional regulator, whose protein sequence is MELRDLQIFQSVSEHGSVSNAAKELNYVQSNVTARIKQLENELKTPLFYRHKRGMTLTAEGRKMLVYVNKILQDVEELKQVFLDSETPSGILKIGTVETVSTLPTILSSYYKQYPNVDLSLQAGLTEELIKEVLEHQLDGAFISGPIKHPLIEQYDVSTEKLMLVTHNKTFHIEEFTTTPLLVFNQGCGYRSKLERWLKDEGLLPKRIMEFNILETILNSVALGLGITLVPQSAVQHLSKAGKVHCHAIPEKYGSISTVFIRRKDSYMTNSMRSFLKTIEEHHHINML, encoded by the coding sequence ATGGAATTAAGGGATTTACAAATCTTCCAGAGCGTTTCCGAACACGGTAGTGTAAGTAATGCAGCAAAAGAATTAAATTACGTACAATCAAACGTAACAGCACGTATTAAACAATTAGAAAACGAACTAAAAACGCCGCTCTTTTATCGCCATAAACGAGGTATGACATTAACGGCTGAAGGTAGAAAAATGCTTGTTTACGTCAATAAAATTTTGCAAGATGTTGAAGAACTAAAACAAGTATTTTTAGATAGCGAAACACCCTCTGGAATATTAAAAATCGGTACAGTCGAAACAGTCAGTACGTTGCCAACTATTCTTTCTTCTTATTACAAACAATACCCGAATGTCGACTTATCATTACAGGCTGGTTTAACAGAAGAACTTATTAAAGAAGTGCTCGAGCATCAATTAGACGGTGCTTTTATATCAGGACCGATTAAACATCCACTTATTGAGCAATATGATGTTAGTACAGAAAAGCTTATGCTCGTTACACATAACAAAACTTTTCATATAGAAGAATTCACTACAACCCCGCTCCTCGTTTTCAACCAAGGGTGTGGATACCGTTCCAAGCTGGAGCGTTGGCTGAAAGATGAAGGTTTACTTCCAAAAAGAATTATGGAATTTAACATATTAGAAACAATATTAAACAGTGTTGCTCTCGGCCTCGGAATTACACTCGTACCGCAGTCTGCCGTTCAGCATCTTTCCAAGGCGGGGAAAGTCCACTGTCATGCAATCCCTGAAAAATATGGTAGTATTTCAACTGTTTTTATACGTCGTAAAGATAGTTACATGACAAATTCAATGCGTAGCTTTTTGAAAACAATTGAGGAGCACCACCATATCAATATGCTTTAA
- a CDS encoding substrate-binding domain-containing protein — MKGESEEASMDHHSYTTEEVAKRLKVSKLTVYDLIKKGELPSYRVGRQMRIDAADLEQYIKQMKTGKVQATPVKKDEISSSNTSIISGQELTLDMLAKHIENRLPNSNILRAYQGSLTSLVKMYQGEGSVVSLHLFDGETGTYNVPYVKRILVGQPCIMINLLARNVGFYVQKGNPKNIKTWADLSQSSIRFVNREKGSGIRVLVDEQLRIQKLNKEDISGYEWIESNHLGVASQVANGKADVGVGSEKFSQIVNVDFIPIRKEQYDLVLLKNKENEELIEVLKEVLQSEGFHNELKAIGGYDISKTGQIIYETN, encoded by the coding sequence ATGAAGGGAGAAAGTGAGGAAGCGTCTATGGATCATCATTCCTACACAACGGAAGAAGTAGCAAAGCGATTAAAAGTATCAAAATTAACTGTATACGACTTAATTAAAAAGGGCGAACTCCCTTCTTATAGGGTTGGTAGACAAATGCGCATTGATGCAGCGGATCTAGAACAATATATAAAGCAAATGAAAACAGGTAAGGTACAAGCTACTCCTGTAAAGAAGGACGAAATTAGTAGTTCGAATACAAGCATCATTAGTGGTCAAGAACTAACGTTAGATATGTTGGCAAAACATATAGAAAATCGTTTACCAAATTCTAATATATTAAGGGCGTATCAAGGTAGTTTAACGAGTTTAGTGAAGATGTACCAAGGAGAAGGAAGCGTCGTTAGTTTGCATTTGTTTGATGGCGAAACGGGTACATATAATGTTCCTTACGTAAAACGTATTTTAGTTGGACAACCATGTATTATGATTAATTTATTAGCAAGAAATGTTGGGTTTTATGTGCAAAAAGGAAATCCCAAAAATATAAAAACATGGGCTGATTTATCTCAGTCATCTATACGATTTGTAAATCGAGAAAAAGGTTCTGGTATTAGGGTGTTAGTGGATGAGCAATTGCGAATTCAAAAATTAAATAAAGAAGATATTAGCGGATATGAATGGATAGAATCAAATCACCTTGGTGTTGCCTCGCAAGTTGCGAATGGAAAGGCTGATGTTGGAGTAGGATCAGAAAAGTTTTCGCAAATTGTAAACGTAGATTTTATTCCGATAAGGAAAGAACAGTATGATTTAGTACTTCTGAAGAATAAAGAAAATGAGGAACTTATTGAGGTACTGAAAGAAGTTTTGCAATCTGAAGGGTTTCATAATGAATTAAAAGCAATTGGTGGATATGATATAAGCAAAACAGGCCAAATTATATATGAAACAAACTAA
- a CDS encoding TatD family hydrolase yields MYWIDSHIHVDQYKDTEKSKLIEDVERSEEIKGLVAVSMNYQSCQETVSLAKQYPFIYPAVGFHPEQAIHKEDCEQIYKLIEKHTEQIVAIGEVGLPYYLRQENKDIDLEAYIEVLKKFVALASKYNLPIVLHAVYEDADIVCDLLEEYGISRAHFHWFKGSEETMERMISNGHYISITPDVLYKEKIRKIVSYYPLQYMMVETDGPWEFQEDTMTHPHMIREVLKEIGVIKNIPVNKVAEQIYENTVRFYLKRQENPEA; encoded by the coding sequence ATGTACTGGATTGATAGTCACATACATGTTGATCAATATAAGGATACAGAAAAAAGTAAATTAATTGAAGATGTGGAGCGAAGTGAAGAGATAAAGGGACTCGTTGCAGTATCGATGAATTATCAATCGTGCCAAGAAACTGTATCTTTAGCGAAACAATATCCTTTTATATATCCAGCGGTAGGTTTTCATCCAGAGCAGGCAATTCATAAAGAAGACTGTGAACAAATTTATAAACTAATTGAGAAGCATACAGAACAGATCGTTGCTATCGGTGAGGTAGGGTTGCCATATTATTTAAGACAAGAAAATAAAGATATTGATTTAGAGGCATATATAGAGGTATTAAAAAAATTCGTTGCACTAGCTAGTAAGTACAACTTACCAATTGTGTTACATGCAGTGTATGAAGATGCTGATATTGTATGTGATTTACTTGAAGAGTATGGAATTTCACGTGCACATTTTCATTGGTTTAAAGGAAGTGAAGAAACGATGGAGCGTATGATTAGCAACGGCCATTACATTTCCATTACACCGGATGTTTTATATAAGGAGAAAATTAGAAAAATTGTTTCATATTATCCTTTACAATATATGATGGTAGAAACGGATGGACCGTGGGAATTTCAAGAGGATACGATGACGCACCCTCATATGATTCGAGAGGTATTAAAAGAAATTGGTGTAATAAAAAACATACCTGTAAATAAAGTTGCAGAGCAAATATATGAGAATACAGTACGATTTTATTTAAAAAGACAAGAAAACCCCGAAGCCTAG
- a CDS encoding DUF3948 family protein, with amino-acid sequence MQNITFNKLDFLGLASGSILLTAFIYAATTL; translated from the coding sequence ATGCAAAACATCACTTTTAACAAATTAGATTTTTTAGGACTAGCTAGCGGCTCGATTCTTCTTACTGCTTTCATCTACGCTGCTACGACCCTATAA
- the pnuC gene encoding nicotinamide riboside transporter PnuC, translating into MVRSPLFLLISSIICILVGFYIQSSYIEIFASVMGIINVWLLAREKVLNFLFGMITVAVFLYIFITQGLYAMAVLAVFQFIFNMYGWYYWVARSGGEEVKPTVRLDLKEWTMYIIFIVVAWIGWGYYQVRYLESTSPYLDALNAVLGLVAQFMLSRKILENWHLWILYNIVSIVIYISTGLYIMLILAIINLFLCTDGLLEWKRNYKQRNHVDNYI; encoded by the coding sequence ATGGTTAGAAGTCCACTTTTTTTACTCATTTCTAGTATTATTTGCATATTGGTTGGGTTTTATATTCAATCAAGTTATATTGAAATTTTTGCATCAGTTATGGGCATTATTAATGTTTGGTTATTAGCGAGAGAAAAGGTATTGAACTTTTTATTTGGGATGATTACAGTTGCAGTATTTCTGTATATTTTTATTACGCAAGGCTTATATGCAATGGCAGTATTAGCAGTCTTTCAATTTATATTTAATATGTATGGTTGGTATTATTGGGTTGCACGTAGCGGGGGAGAAGAGGTAAAGCCGACAGTTCGTTTAGATTTGAAAGAATGGACTATGTATATAATCTTTATCGTAGTTGCTTGGATTGGTTGGGGATATTATCAAGTTCGCTATTTAGAATCGACAAGTCCATATTTAGATGCTTTAAATGCCGTATTAGGGTTAGTAGCTCAATTTATGCTAAGCCGAAAAATCTTAGAGAATTGGCATCTGTGGATTTTGTACAATATAGTTAGCATAGTGATTTATATTTCAACAGGCTTATATATTATGCTAATATTAGCTATTATTAATCTGTTTTTATGTACAGATGGTTTGCTAGAATGGAAGAGAAACTATAAACAACGAAATCATGTAGATAATTATATTTGA
- the modB gene encoding molybdate ABC transporter permease subunit, giving the protein MSFDTILSPVFLSLRVAACATIIVTIFGTIIGRALARSSWRYKVLLETIFLLPMVLPPTVIGFFLIIIFGNNSPIGEWIESLFQQSIMFTSTAAIIASTVVAFPLMYQSAKTGFSIANVQIEDGARDLGASEYQVFLHVTLPLAFPALLSGMILSFVRALGEFGATLMFAGNIPGKTQTIPTAIYMAIDASNMQLAWTLVIITISMSLLFLLCIQLINKRLTTS; this is encoded by the coding sequence ATGAGCTTTGATACCATTTTGTCACCTGTTTTTCTATCCTTGCGAGTAGCTGCATGTGCCACCATTATCGTTACGATTTTTGGAACGATTATTGGACGGGCGTTAGCACGCTCCTCGTGGCGATATAAAGTACTACTAGAAACCATTTTCTTATTACCAATGGTACTTCCGCCAACTGTTATCGGCTTTTTTCTCATTATCATTTTTGGAAATAATAGTCCCATTGGAGAGTGGATTGAATCATTATTTCAGCAGTCCATTATGTTCACATCTACTGCTGCTATCATTGCTTCTACAGTCGTTGCATTTCCGCTCATGTATCAATCAGCAAAAACAGGATTTTCTATCGCAAATGTACAAATTGAAGATGGCGCGCGCGACCTTGGTGCAAGTGAGTATCAAGTTTTTCTACACGTTACACTCCCACTTGCATTCCCCGCACTACTTAGCGGTATGATTTTAAGCTTTGTTCGCGCGCTCGGTGAATTTGGTGCTACTTTAATGTTTGCAGGAAACATTCCCGGCAAAACACAGACGATTCCAACCGCAATTTATATGGCTATTGATGCAAGTAATATGCAACTCGCTTGGACACTTGTCATCATAACGATTAGTATGTCACTTCTATTTTTATTATGTATTCAACTCATTAATAAGCGACTTACCACTTCCTAA
- a CDS encoding lysophospholipid acyltransferase family protein produces MYKLITFSLKYIFKTAGKVEVQGREKLPEGGPYVVACTHTSFMDVLMLAAGMYPTQIHYMAKKELFEGKFKNWFFKNVNAFPVDRANPGPSTLKIPSRLLKEGKVVGIFPSGTRSSEDVSLKAGAVTIAMRSNVPLVPAAYVGPSSIKELIKGKKAQLVFGDPIQIDAGEQVDRKTAMKMMTDQLNAKFEELKEVLQPNQK; encoded by the coding sequence ATGTATAAACTAATTACATTTTCGTTGAAATATATATTTAAAACGGCTGGGAAAGTAGAAGTACAAGGGAGAGAGAAATTACCGGAAGGTGGCCCTTATGTTGTTGCTTGCACACATACAAGTTTTATGGACGTTTTAATGTTAGCAGCAGGAATGTATCCAACTCAAATTCATTACATGGCAAAAAAAGAATTGTTTGAAGGTAAATTTAAAAATTGGTTTTTTAAAAATGTAAATGCGTTCCCTGTAGACCGTGCGAATCCTGGGCCGAGCACGCTCAAAATTCCATCGCGTTTATTAAAAGAGGGAAAAGTAGTAGGGATTTTTCCAAGTGGGACGAGATCATCAGAAGACGTTTCATTAAAAGCTGGGGCTGTTACGATTGCAATGCGTTCTAACGTTCCATTGGTACCAGCAGCTTATGTTGGTCCATCAAGTATAAAAGAATTGATAAAAGGGAAAAAAGCGCAATTAGTTTTTGGGGATCCAATTCAAATCGATGCTGGAGAACAAGTAGATCGAAAAACGGCTATGAAAATGATGACAGATCAATTAAATGCAAAGTTTGAAGAACTAAAGGAAGTTTTACAGCCGAATCAAAAATAA
- a CDS encoding DUF3948 family protein codes for MNNITFNKLDFLGLASGSILLTTFIYAATLV; via the coding sequence ATGAATAACATCACTTTTAACAAATTAGATTTTTTAGGACTAGCTAGCGGCTCAATTCTTCTTACTACTTTCATTTACGCTGCTACGCTTGTATAA
- the modA gene encoding molybdate ABC transporter substrate-binding protein, which yields MNKFTLRSIGVLILSFLLMFSVACSSGEKREKSVAKEGKTVELTISAAASLQDALKEIEKQYKEKEANIKLSFNFGASGALQQQIEQGAPADLFFSAAEDKFQTLVKKGFIDEKEGKNLLGNELVLVVPKDSSLTKFQDLKDEKIKKIALGTPESVPAGKYAKASLTHENLWNDVQNKIVFTKDVRQVLTYVETGNVDAGIVYKTDALVSDKVKIGATAAANSHEPIHYPLGVIKESKHKKEATSFYEYLQSKDAQSIFKKYGFTILS from the coding sequence ATGAACAAATTTACATTACGGTCCATTGGGGTACTTATACTTTCTTTTCTTCTTATGTTCAGTGTAGCTTGTTCAAGCGGAGAAAAGAGAGAAAAATCAGTTGCTAAAGAAGGAAAGACAGTAGAACTTACTATATCAGCTGCTGCAAGTTTACAAGATGCATTAAAAGAAATTGAAAAGCAATATAAAGAGAAAGAAGCAAATATTAAGCTTTCTTTTAACTTCGGCGCTTCTGGTGCACTTCAACAACAAATTGAACAAGGTGCGCCTGCTGATTTATTCTTCTCTGCAGCAGAAGATAAATTCCAAACCCTCGTTAAAAAAGGATTCATTGATGAAAAAGAAGGGAAAAACCTTCTTGGAAACGAACTAGTTCTAGTCGTTCCTAAAGATAGTTCTCTTACTAAATTTCAAGATTTAAAAGATGAGAAAATCAAAAAAATCGCACTTGGTACACCCGAATCTGTACCTGCAGGAAAATATGCAAAAGCTTCTCTCACACATGAAAATCTTTGGAATGACGTTCAAAATAAAATCGTATTTACAAAAGATGTTCGCCAAGTGTTAACATATGTAGAAACAGGTAATGTTGATGCTGGTATTGTATACAAAACAGACGCTCTCGTTTCAGACAAAGTAAAAATTGGAGCGACAGCAGCGGCTAATTCTCATGAGCCGATTCACTATCCTTTAGGTGTTATAAAGGAATCTAAGCATAAGAAAGAGGCGACTTCATTCTATGAGTATTTGCAGTCAAAAGATGCACAATCTATCTTTAAGAAATATGGATTTACAATCCTGTCATAA
- a CDS encoding DMT family transporter — MKKGQMIIGALACLIASMSWGAMFPVADHALEYIDPFYFSFIRYGAVAMVLIVLLLMKEGKKAFHLEGRGKLLVFFGTMAFTVYNMLVFLGQMLMGKPGVMVASIMEALMPMISICILWGYKHIKPKKYMITSMVIAFVGAVFVITKGDMSFFLTLKDNMFSLAFIFVGVVGWVIYTMGGQTCSDWSTLRYSTLTCVFGTAVTGIITIIITAIGYVSVPSMGTISVVKYDLLFMMTLPGIVALLAWNYGVKILSSINGILFINFVPITTLVIMMMQGYRITTFDIVGTLLVITALIRNNVCQRKEENINKQVLQEEQLRQAV; from the coding sequence GTGAAAAAAGGTCAAATGATAATAGGTGCTTTGGCATGCTTAATCGCAAGTATGTCATGGGGAGCAATGTTTCCTGTTGCTGATCATGCACTAGAATACATAGATCCATTTTATTTTTCATTCATTCGTTATGGAGCAGTAGCAATGGTACTGATTGTATTACTGTTGATGAAAGAAGGGAAGAAAGCATTTCATTTAGAAGGAAGAGGGAAATTACTCGTCTTTTTTGGAACGATGGCGTTTACTGTATATAATATGCTCGTTTTCTTAGGACAAATGTTAATGGGGAAACCCGGTGTAATGGTAGCTTCTATTATGGAGGCGCTTATGCCGATGATTTCGATTTGTATCTTATGGGGATATAAGCATATAAAACCGAAGAAGTATATGATAACAAGTATGGTTATCGCTTTCGTGGGAGCTGTATTTGTTATTACGAAAGGTGATATGAGTTTCTTTTTAACATTGAAAGATAACATGTTTTCACTAGCATTTATATTTGTCGGTGTTGTAGGATGGGTTATTTATACGATGGGTGGTCAAACGTGTAGCGATTGGTCAACGTTACGTTATTCAACATTGACATGTGTATTTGGTACAGCTGTCACAGGAATTATAACGATAATCATTACAGCGATCGGATATGTGTCAGTCCCAAGTATGGGAACGATTTCTGTTGTAAAATATGACCTATTATTTATGATGACATTACCAGGTATTGTAGCACTACTTGCTTGGAACTACGGTGTGAAAATTTTATCATCCATTAATGGTATTTTATTTATTAATTTTGTACCAATTACTACTTTAGTTATTATGATGATGCAAGGATATAGAATAACAACGTTTGATATAGTAGGAACATTACTTGTTATTACAGCACTTATTCGTAATAACGTCTGTCAGAGAAAAGAAGAAAATATAAATAAGCAAGTTTTACAAGAAGAGCAATTACGCCAAGCTGTTTAA
- a CDS encoding YrzO family protein, whose protein sequence is MLESLLFFFAVGIACELAAINRNGRKKIKQQAELIQLLKELKERKI, encoded by the coding sequence ATGTTAGAAAGTTTATTGTTTTTCTTTGCCGTTGGAATCGCTTGCGAGCTTGCAGCAATTAATCGAAATGGTCGTAAGAAGATAAAACAACAAGCTGAACTGATACAGCTTTTAAAAGAATTAAAAGAAAGAAAAATTTAA